One segment of Prionailurus bengalensis isolate Pbe53 chromosome E3, Fcat_Pben_1.1_paternal_pri, whole genome shotgun sequence DNA contains the following:
- the TSC22D4 gene encoding TSC22 domain family protein 4: MSGGKKKSSFQITSVTTDYEGPGSPGGSEPPALPTPTGPPPRLPNGEPNPEQGGKSTPRNGSPPPGAPASRFRVVKLPHGLGEPYRRGRWTCVDVYERDLEPPGFGRLLEGIRGASGGTGGRSLDSRLELASLGLGAPTPQPGLSQGPTSWLRPPPTSPGPQARSLTGGLGQLAMPGKAKVETPPLSASPPQQRPPEPRTGDSAGPSRAATPLPSLRVEAEAGGSAATGTPPLSRSKDGALRLRMELVAPEEMGQVPPLDSRPGSPALYLFPDASLVHKSPDPFGAAAAQSLSLARSMLAISGHLDSDDDSGSGSLVGIDNKIEQAMDLVKSHLMFAVREEVEVLKEQIRDLAERNAALEQENGLLRALASPEQLAQLPSSGVPRLGPPAPNGPSV, translated from the exons ATGAGTGGGGGCAAGAAGAAGAGTAGTTTCCAAATCACCAGCGTCACCACGGACTATGAGGGCCCAGGGAGCCCAGGGGGTTCTGAGCCCCCTGCCTTGCCCACCCCCACTGGGCCCCCACCCCGCCTGCCTAATGGGGAGCCCAACCCCGAGCAGGGGGGCAAGAGCACCCCCCGGAATGGCTCCCCACCGCCTGGGGCCCCTGCCTCCCGTTTCCGGGTGGTAAAGCTGCCCCACGGCCTGGGAGAGCCTTACCGCCGAGGCCGTTGGACGTGTGTGGATGTTTACGAGAGAGACCTGGAGCCCCCAGGCTTTGGCCGGCTCCTGGAGGGAATTCGAGGGGCCTCAGGAGGCACTGGGGGCAGATCTCTGGATTCCAGGTTGGAGCTGGCCAGCTTGGGCCTGGGTGCCCCAACTCCACAGCCAGGCCTGTCTCAGGGCCCCACCTCCTGGCTCCgtccgccccccacctcccctggacCTCAGGCCCGCTCCTTAACCGGGGGGCTGGGCCAGCTGGCAATGCCTGGCAAGGCCAAGGTGGAGACACCCCCACTgtcagcctccccaccccagcagcgCCCCCCAGAGCCCCGGACTGGGGATAGCGCGGGCCCATCCCGGGCTGCCACGCCCCTGCCATCCCTGAGGGTGGAAGCGGAGGCTGGGGGCTCAGCAGCAACAGGGACCCCTCCCCTGTCCCGGTCAAAGGATGGAGCCCTGCGGCTGAGGATGGAGTTGGTCGCTCCAGAGGAGATGGGGCAG GTGCCCCCGCTCGACTCTCGCCCCGGCTCCCCAGCCCTTTACTTGTTCCCCGATGCCAGTCTGGTTCACAAGTCTCCAGACCCCTTTGGAGcagcagcagcccagagcctcagCCTGGCCCGCTCCATGCTGGCCATCAGTGGCCACCTGGACAGCGATGATGATAG CGGCTCCGGAAGCCTGGTTGGCATTGACAACAAGATCGAACAAGCCATG GACTTGGTGAAGTCCCACCTCATGTTTGCGGTCcgggaggaggtggaggtgctGAAGGAGCAGATCCGAGACCTGGCCGAGCGGAATGCCGCGCTGGAGCAGGAGAATGGACTGCTGCGTGCCCTGGCCAGCCCCGAGCAGCTGGCCCAGCTGCCTTCCTCGGGGGTCCCGCGGCTTGGGCCCCCTGCGCCCAATGGGCCCTCCGTCTGA